Proteins encoded by one window of Tunturibacter psychrotolerans:
- a CDS encoding cytochrome c maturation protein CcmE: MANASQKSPIKFIVATVIIVATIAYLSFTGGRDNKSYYVTIGELQGMGNKAYVRHLRVAGNVAPGSIHRVGTNATFDLLEQGHKLSVVYQGSEPPPDTFKDDAQALAVGTYGHDGVFHATQLQAKCASKYAPAPASTTPATTAAATLPAIK; this comes from the coding sequence ATGGCAAATGCTTCTCAGAAGAGCCCGATCAAATTCATCGTCGCCACCGTCATCATCGTGGCCACGATCGCCTATCTCTCGTTCACCGGCGGACGCGACAACAAGAGCTACTACGTCACCATCGGCGAGCTGCAGGGCATGGGAAACAAGGCCTACGTCCGCCATCTCCGCGTAGCCGGGAACGTAGCCCCCGGTAGCATCCACCGCGTAGGCACCAACGCCACCTTTGATCTTCTCGAACAAGGCCACAAACTCTCAGTGGTCTATCAGGGCTCCGAGCCGCCACCCGACACCTTCAAGGATGACGCCCAGGCCCTCGCCGTCGGCACCTACGGCCACGACGGAGTCTTCCACGCCACTCAACTCCAGGCCAAATGCGCCTCCAAATACGCTCCCGCCCCAGCCTCTACAACCCCAGCCACCACCGCTGCCGCCACACTGCCTGCAATCAAATAA
- a CDS encoding alpha/beta fold hydrolase, with protein sequence MKFSLLSTLSAALLFSAAATPTPAQTPSATGPTHNVILVHGAWANGASWSKVIPLLEAKGLNVVAVELPLTSLEDDVATVKRAIAIEDGPVLLVGHSYGGVVITEAGNDPKVSGLVYVAAFAPGDNGSINQLSQGGTPPPGIAELRPDAQGFLKLTQKGVSEDFAQDLTAAEKANITATQGPTNAKVLNGTITTAAWHQKPTWYVVSANDRMIPPDAERAMAKAMHAETITLPSSHVAMLSHPAPVAALIEKAAASTGSAK encoded by the coding sequence ATGAAGTTCAGTCTCTTATCCACCCTCAGCGCCGCGCTCCTCTTTTCCGCAGCAGCCACACCCACCCCAGCCCAAACCCCATCGGCAACCGGCCCCACTCACAACGTGATCCTCGTGCATGGTGCCTGGGCAAACGGCGCGAGCTGGTCCAAGGTCATCCCTCTGCTCGAAGCCAAGGGCCTCAACGTCGTCGCCGTAGAGCTTCCCCTCACCTCACTCGAAGACGATGTCGCCACCGTCAAACGGGCCATCGCCATTGAAGATGGGCCGGTGCTTCTCGTCGGCCACTCCTACGGCGGCGTCGTCATCACCGAAGCAGGCAATGACCCCAAAGTCTCCGGCCTCGTCTATGTCGCCGCCTTCGCACCCGGCGACAACGGATCCATCAATCAGCTGAGCCAGGGCGGTACACCACCTCCCGGCATCGCAGAGCTTCGTCCCGACGCACAGGGCTTTCTCAAGCTCACGCAGAAAGGTGTCTCCGAGGACTTCGCTCAGGACCTCACCGCTGCGGAAAAGGCCAACATCACCGCCACCCAGGGCCCAACCAACGCCAAAGTGTTGAATGGAACCATCACCACTGCAGCCTGGCATCAAAAGCCCACCTGGTACGTCGTCTCCGCCAACGATCGCATGATCCCACCCGACGCCGAGCGCGCCATGGCCAAGGCAATGCATGCCGAAACCATCACGCTCCCCTCCAGCCACGTCGCCATGCTGTCGCATCCCGCACCCGTCGCCGCCCTCATCGAGAAGGCCGCAGCGTCCACTGGATCCGCCAAATAA
- a CDS encoding TetR/AcrR family transcriptional regulator has protein sequence MQGDTADRILESAHALLADRGYSAFSYADIAEMVKIRKPSIHHHFPTKEILVTAVLKQHRNKLVAALSDLTRRVDSPLKRLDAYVLHWEKCIRDKTEPICIAALLGAELPTLPEEVKLEVKRYFRELKVWIQQTMEEGRAKGIIQLEQSASTEAETFIALINGAMISARTYGTSKVYTSVMQGALRKLSAQL, from the coding sequence GTGCAAGGTGATACCGCAGACCGAATCCTGGAATCCGCTCACGCCCTCCTCGCCGATCGCGGCTACTCGGCGTTCAGTTATGCGGATATCGCGGAGATGGTCAAAATCCGTAAGCCAAGCATCCATCACCACTTTCCTACCAAAGAGATTCTGGTCACTGCCGTCCTCAAACAGCATCGCAACAAGCTCGTCGCAGCCCTCAGCGATCTCACCCGGCGCGTTGACAGTCCGCTCAAGCGCCTCGACGCCTACGTTCTCCATTGGGAAAAATGCATTCGCGACAAAACCGAGCCCATCTGCATCGCCGCCCTGCTGGGCGCAGAACTTCCCACACTTCCGGAAGAGGTAAAGCTTGAAGTCAAGCGTTACTTCCGCGAACTCAAAGTGTGGATCCAGCAAACCATGGAAGAAGGCCGCGCCAAAGGCATCATTCAGCTCGAACAATCAGCCTCGACCGAAGCCGAAACATTCATCGCGCTGATCAACGGTGCCATGATCTCGGCCCGCACCTATGGGACGAGCAAAGTCTATACATCGGTCATGCAAGGCGCCCTGCGCAAGCTCTCCGCACAACTCTAA